Proteins from a single region of Campylobacter sputorum:
- a CDS encoding YceI family protein: MKETIIAFATATSLFAGSALIGAEYNVDNAHSSIGFKIKHMQVSNVKGFFTDHTSIIDFDENKKYPNKIESIIKVASVNTGIEKRDNHLRTADFFDAQKFPEMKFVMKEFIPGDESEGKIKGDMTVKGVTKPITLNYDFGGITKNKDGKNMIGFSLDGEIKRSDFGVGEQSVMVGDKVNINIEIEAVEK, from the coding sequence ATGAAAGAAACAATCATAGCTTTTGCAACTGCTACTTCTTTATTTGCAGGTTCTGCATTAATTGGTGCAGAATACAATGTTGATAATGCTCACTCATCTATAGGCTTTAAAATCAAACATATGCAAGTTTCAAATGTAAAAGGATTTTTTACAGATCATACATCTATTATAGACTTCGATGAAAATAAAAAATATCCAAATAAAATTGAATCAATTATAAAAGTAGCATCTGTAAATACAGGTATAGAAAAAAGAGATAATCACTTAAGAACAGCTGATTTTTTTGATGCACAAAAATTCCCAGAAATGAAATTTGTTATGAAAGAATTTATCCCAGGCGATGAAAGTGAGGGGAAAATTAAAGGAGATATGACAGTAAAAGGAGTTACAAAACCAATAACTCTGAATTATGATTTTGGCGGAATTACTAAAAACAAAGATGGTAAAAATATGATAGGCTTTTCTTTGGATGGCGAGATAAAAAGAAGCGACTTTGGCGTAGGCGAACAATCTGTAATGGTTGGAGATAAAGTAAATATAAATATCGAAATAGAAGCAGTAGAAAAATAA
- a CDS encoding DNA translocase FtsK, whose amino-acid sequence MIILRESILTFVVCFLIFFGVATILPDSSFVGIFGNIIGKYNYKLFGLICYIYPFLLIVLAIYFRKNFKGFNLRFAELIIGILLLFFSFLLFQGNFIKDPYKVGVIGYYSMLGLRDFIGTIGGIVFNLMIFIISLVLIFEENIVVIFKNAFIEPVKNLKQETKPRNISAVQNNSFEQNYDKNSNKNSYEEENIEVCKEEVLEDIEEKNVEIKQEKTQDKEIKETPKTIKNVELVNEVAENKKLLDELEKGKIEKPNDFSLPPLSFLKDPPKKTQSINEAEIDSKISDLLDKLKRFKIDGDVVRTYTGPVVTTFEFKPAAHIKVSKILTLQDDLAMALMAKTIRIQAPIPGKDVVGIEIPNRDIQTIYLKEILQSDIFKNASSPLTIALGKDIVGDPFITDLKKLPHLLIAGTTGSGKSVGINAMLLSLLYRNSPKTLRLIMIDPKMLEFSIYNDIPHLLTPVITQAKQAITALANLVNEMERRYKIMSHTRTKNIENYNEKIKKSGGETFPYIVVIIDELADLMMTSGKDVEFYIGRLAQMARASGIHLIVATQRPSVDVVTGLIKANLPSRVSYRVGQKIDSKVILDQMGAESLLGRGDMLFTPPSSTGLIRLHAPFASEEEIEKIVEFLKSQEEVVYDDKFLKDSDDNSSNSSSGSGVVDGELDELYEEAKNIVLSEEKTSISYIQRRLRIGYNRAATIVEQLENMGVLTEPNAKGQRDIVK is encoded by the coding sequence TTGATTATTTTAAGAGAGAGTATATTAACTTTTGTAGTTTGTTTTTTGATATTTTTTGGCGTAGCTACGATATTGCCAGATTCTTCATTCGTTGGGATATTTGGCAATATTATCGGTAAATACAACTATAAGCTTTTTGGACTAATTTGTTATATATATCCATTTTTACTTATAGTGCTTGCTATATATTTTCGTAAAAATTTTAAAGGTTTTAATCTTAGGTTTGCTGAGCTTATTATAGGTATTTTGTTGCTTTTTTTCTCATTTTTACTTTTTCAAGGCAATTTCATAAAAGATCCTTATAAAGTAGGCGTGATAGGATATTATTCTATGCTTGGACTTAGAGATTTTATTGGAACTATAGGCGGAATTGTATTTAATTTGATGATATTTATAATATCTCTTGTTCTTATTTTTGAAGAAAATATAGTAGTGATATTTAAAAATGCTTTTATAGAGCCTGTTAAAAATTTAAAACAAGAAACTAAGCCTAGAAATATTTCAGCAGTTCAAAACAACTCTTTTGAACAAAACTATGATAAAAATAGCAATAAAAATTCATACGAAGAAGAAAATATAGAAGTTTGTAAAGAAGAAGTTTTAGAAGATATAGAAGAAAAAAATGTAGAGATAAAACAAGAAAAAACTCAAGATAAAGAGATTAAAGAAACTCCTAAAACTATAAAAAATGTAGAACTTGTAAATGAAGTAGCTGAAAACAAAAAGCTTCTTGATGAGCTTGAAAAAGGTAAGATAGAAAAACCAAATGATTTCTCTTTGCCTCCGCTTAGTTTTTTAAAAGATCCTCCTAAAAAAACTCAAAGTATAAATGAAGCAGAAATAGATAGTAAAATTTCAGATCTTTTAGATAAATTAAAAAGATTTAAGATAGATGGAGATGTTGTTAGAACATATACTGGTCCCGTAGTTACAACTTTTGAGTTTAAGCCAGCTGCACATATAAAAGTTAGTAAAATTTTAACACTCCAAGATGATTTAGCAATGGCACTTATGGCAAAAACTATCCGTATACAAGCCCCAATTCCTGGTAAAGATGTAGTTGGTATAGAAATTCCAAACAGAGACATACAAACTATATATTTAAAGGAAATTTTGCAAAGCGATATATTTAAAAATGCATCAAGTCCTCTTACTATCGCACTTGGAAAAGATATAGTAGGAGATCCTTTTATAACCGATCTTAAGAAACTTCCTCATTTGCTTATAGCAGGGACAACAGGAAGTGGAAAAAGTGTTGGTATAAATGCTATGCTTCTTAGTCTGCTTTATAGAAATAGTCCTAAAACTTTACGCCTTATAATGATAGATCCAAAAATGCTTGAATTTTCTATCTACAATGACATACCTCATCTTTTAACGCCTGTGATAACTCAAGCAAAACAAGCTATTACGGCTTTAGCAAATTTAGTAAATGAGATGGAAAGAAGATATAAGATTATGAGTCATACAAGGACTAAAAATATAGAAAATTATAATGAAAAGATTAAAAAATCAGGCGGTGAAACCTTTCCTTATATAGTTGTTATTATTGATGAACTTGCTGATTTAATGATGACAAGCGGTAAAGATGTGGAGTTTTATATAGGCAGGCTTGCTCAAATGGCAAGAGCAAGTGGAATTCATCTCATAGTTGCAACACAAAGACCAAGTGTAGATGTTGTTACTGGGCTTATAAAGGCAAATTTACCATCTCGTGTAAGTTATAGAGTAGGGCAAAAAATAGATAGTAAAGTTATACTTGATCAAATGGGTGCTGAGAGTTTGCTTGGTAGAGGCGATATGCTATTTACTCCTCCATCAAGCACTGGACTTATAAGGCTTCATGCACCTTTTGCTAGCGAAGAAGAGATAGAAAAGATAGTTGAGTTTTTAAAATCACAAGAAGAGGTTGTTTATGATGATAAATTTTTAAAAGATAGCGATGATAACTCTTCTAACTCTTCAAGTGGATCGGGGGTTGTAGATGGAGAACTTGATGAACTATATGAAGAGGCAAAAAATATAGTTTTAAGCGAAGAAAAAACTTCTATTAGTTATATACAAAGAAGGCTTAGGATAGGCTATAATAGAGCTGCAACTATAGTAGAACAGCTTGAAAATATGGGGGTTTTAACCGAACCAAACGCCAAAGGTCAAAGAGATATAGTTAAATAA
- a CDS encoding flagellin, translated as MRITNQLTNTEVLRNYQNSASAINKFNAKLTSGLEIQNSYDDSSVYVDGVRLDYEISTIDQVSEAAKKAIHYSKNSDKALQEFVKQLENFKVKLIQAGNESHSSTSLGALADELQGIKNFLVDIANTSINGQYLFSGSSVTTKPIGQNNAYMGNNEEVKAVVGSHTTLAYNIPGETIFYGTDSDYSKHITTNIKLTDKSDDENIKHLTADSKIMHLIGKDYKVDRKLETVMDFTDKNKYQNTVFYLQGVKPNNESFNAKFEMTSDSSMQDLMDKIGEEFGNTKNNKVVDVYLNKDGQINIVDLKKGNQAIDFYMVAATQQSDDVNVIPAGTSGIAGNANTLEELEQLKNDPKNNLLITEFITSNYTDSTGAKTNAFDYDKVRFQNNGSHVTGTISQTLNSDSSFAKDTTKLSEVAAGEMVGSKLEMKVSSKSGKEYTITLDFTDKDNAKVNFKGDGIDNTTPIYHGEWKNNKLPKNFGDLQGMQTSVGEVTFKQLNDIIAMAVSDNIPADGATFDEYNKAIDNTKGSVEVSMDYKGRIDIKDMTDATSKIKLSLYDPNGGNFTAVGTTTKGPNFTFSANNAITIDEPSNDIFNDLDEMIKAVRFGYYRSDTNSEDPRNAGIQGALKRIDHISDHVIKSQTKLGSMTNSLEATETRAKFMKVNVSDIKNELIGADYAETYLKMTQHILSYQAMLQASAKIQQLSLLNYM; from the coding sequence ATGAGAATTACAAATCAATTAACAAATACAGAAGTGCTAAGAAACTATCAAAATAGCGCTAGTGCGATAAATAAATTTAACGCTAAATTAACAAGTGGCTTAGAGATACAAAATTCATACGATGATAGTAGTGTTTATGTTGATGGCGTTAGACTTGATTATGAAATTTCAACTATAGATCAAGTTTCTGAGGCGGCGAAAAAGGCCATTCATTACTCAAAAAATTCGGATAAAGCTCTTCAGGAATTTGTAAAACAGCTAGAAAATTTTAAAGTAAAACTTATACAAGCTGGAAACGAATCACATTCTTCCACTTCGCTTGGTGCTTTAGCAGATGAGCTTCAAGGCATCAAAAATTTCCTTGTTGATATAGCAAATACATCAATAAATGGTCAGTATCTATTTTCAGGTTCAAGTGTAACAACAAAACCAATTGGTCAAAATAATGCATATATGGGAAATAATGAAGAGGTAAAAGCAGTTGTTGGCTCTCATACAACCCTAGCTTACAATATACCAGGAGAAACTATCTTTTATGGAACAGATAGTGATTATTCTAAACATATCACAACAAACATTAAACTTACTGATAAAAGCGACGATGAAAATATAAAACATTTAACAGCAGACAGTAAAATAATGCATTTGATTGGAAAAGATTATAAAGTAGATAGGAAGCTAGAAACTGTCATGGATTTTACAGATAAAAATAAATATCAAAATACTGTTTTTTATCTTCAAGGTGTAAAGCCAAACAATGAGAGTTTTAATGCAAAATTTGAAATGACTTCAGATTCTAGTATGCAAGATTTGATGGATAAGATAGGCGAAGAGTTTGGTAATACTAAAAATAACAAAGTAGTAGATGTTTATTTAAATAAAGATGGTCAGATAAATATTGTTGATTTGAAAAAGGGAAACCAAGCGATTGATTTTTATATGGTAGCAGCTACGCAGCAAAGCGATGATGTAAATGTTATACCAGCTGGAACTAGCGGAATAGCTGGTAATGCAAACACATTAGAAGAATTAGAGCAGTTAAAAAACGATCCTAAAAATAATCTTTTAATAACAGAGTTTATAACCAGTAATTATACAGATAGTACTGGGGCTAAAACAAATGCTTTTGATTACGATAAAGTTAGATTTCAAAATAATGGGAGCCATGTTACTGGAACTATATCTCAAACTTTAAACTCAGATAGTAGCTTTGCAAAAGATACAACCAAACTTAGTGAAGTTGCAGCAGGAGAGATGGTTGGTTCAAAATTAGAAATGAAAGTTAGTTCAAAATCTGGTAAAGAATATACCATAACGCTTGATTTTACAGATAAAGATAATGCAAAGGTAAATTTTAAAGGAGATGGAATTGACAATACAACTCCTATTTATCATGGGGAGTGGAAAAATAACAAATTACCAAAAAATTTTGGAGATTTGCAAGGAATGCAAACTTCAGTAGGAGAAGTAACATTTAAACAACTAAACGACATTATAGCAATGGCTGTTAGTGATAATATACCAGCTGATGGGGCTACATTTGATGAATACAATAAAGCTATAGATAATACAAAAGGTAGCGTTGAGGTTAGTATGGATTATAAAGGTAGAATCGATATAAAAGATATGACAGATGCTACAAGTAAAATAAAATTAAGCTTGTATGATCCAAATGGTGGAAATTTTACAGCAGTTGGAACAACTACTAAGGGTCCAAATTTTACATTTTCAGCAAATAATGCAATTACTATAGATGAACCAAGTAATGATATATTTAATGATTTAGATGAGATGATAAAGGCTGTTAGATTTGGTTATTATAGATCAGACACTAATAGTGAAGATCCTAGAAATGCTGGAATTCAAGGAGCTTTAAAAAGGATAGATCATATAAGTGATCATGTTATAAAAAGTCAAACAAAATTAGGTTCTATGACAAACTCACTTGAAGCAACTGAAACTAGAGCTAAATTTATGAAAGTGAATGTTTCTGATATAAAAAATGAGCTAATAGGTGCTGATTATGCTGAAACATATCTTAAAATGACACAACATATACTTTCTTATCAAGCAATGCTTCAAGCAAGTGCAAAGATACAACAACTTAGTTTGTTAAATTATATGTAA
- a CDS encoding ABC-F family ATP-binding cassette domain-containing protein — protein MAIIDIIDGSKKFGSKVILDAINFSINDKERIAIIGKNGGGKSTLMKILCSIYSLDDGRVITQNGVNIQMFSQNPSFDENMSIKEVLKKELDEIFEARKEYEKTLHLISENTNNKEFLATADKLMKFIESKDGWNIENKIQRVLENFKLKEFENRAIMSLSGGEIRRAALGALILKKPDVMLLDEPTNHLDVYMVKFLEDMLLNSNQTIVFISHDRYFIDKVATRVVEIEDGKITSFSGGYSNYLIKKQEMFESLAKTHETLLKQLKSEEEWLRRGVKARLKRNEGRKQRVFAMREEAKKNPSIIRKVKLELQRATQNFSQSSSQNRKKMLFECKNISKTLGGKKLIDDFSTRVLQGERIGIVGRNGSGKSTLLKLLLGEIELDSGEIKRGDINIGYFDQTRRNIDEDKSLIENFCPNGGDHIMVKGRFMHVFGYLKNFLFQFLDQPVSTLSGGEKNRLALAKLFTKEYECLILDEPTNDLDIATINILEDYLLNFSGAVIIVSHDRYFVDKLSTKLWVFEDGVINQTHMAYSEYLEYEDELKEIDEISSNLQNEEIKQKQKSNAIKLSYKQNKILEEHPALIENIENKIKELNHALSTPQIYQEIGLEKLYHELEDYKKQLEKLENEYFEVLEFKESLS, from the coding sequence GTGGCGATAATCGACATTATAGATGGAAGTAAAAAATTTGGTTCAAAAGTTATTTTAGATGCGATAAATTTTAGTATAAATGATAAAGAAAGAATAGCAATAATAGGTAAAAATGGTGGCGGAAAATCCACGCTTATGAAAATATTGTGTTCTATTTACAGCCTTGATGATGGTAGAGTTATAACGCAAAATGGTGTGAATATACAGATGTTTTCTCAAAATCCATCTTTTGATGAAAATATGAGCATAAAAGAGGTTTTAAAAAAAGAGTTAGATGAAATTTTTGAAGCTAGGAAAGAGTATGAAAAAACCTTACATCTAATATCAGAAAATACAAATAATAAAGAATTTTTAGCAACTGCTGATAAGCTTATGAAATTTATAGAAAGCAAAGATGGCTGGAATATAGAAAATAAAATTCAAAGAGTGCTTGAAAATTTTAAACTAAAAGAATTTGAAAATAGAGCTATAATGAGCCTAAGTGGCGGTGAGATAAGGCGTGCTGCACTTGGTGCATTGATACTAAAAAAACCTGATGTAATGTTACTTGATGAACCTACAAATCATCTTGATGTTTATATGGTTAAATTTTTAGAAGATATGCTTCTTAACTCAAATCAAACTATAGTATTTATCTCTCATGATAGATATTTTATAGATAAGGTTGCAACTAGGGTTGTGGAGATAGAAGATGGTAAAATCACAAGTTTTAGTGGTGGATATAGTAATTATTTGATTAAAAAACAAGAAATGTTTGAATCTTTAGCAAAAACTCATGAAACTCTTTTAAAACAGCTAAAAAGCGAAGAAGAGTGGTTAAGAAGAGGTGTAAAAGCAAGATTAAAAAGAAATGAAGGTAGAAAACAGCGTGTTTTTGCTATGAGAGAAGAAGCAAAGAAAAACCCAAGTATAATACGAAAGGTTAAACTTGAGCTTCAAAGAGCTACTCAAAATTTTAGTCAAAGTTCTAGTCAAAACCGCAAAAAAATGCTTTTTGAATGCAAAAATATCTCAAAAACTCTTGGCGGAAAAAAACTTATAGATGATTTTAGTACTAGAGTTTTACAAGGCGAGAGAATAGGTATAGTTGGTAGAAATGGAAGCGGCAAAAGCACACTTTTAAAACTGCTTTTAGGAGAAATTGAGCTAGATAGTGGAGAAATAAAAAGAGGAGATATAAATATAGGATATTTTGATCAAACTAGGCGAAATATAGATGAAGATAAAAGTTTGATAGAAAATTTTTGTCCAAATGGTGGCGATCACATAATGGTAAAGGGTCGTTTTATGCATGTTTTTGGATATCTTAAAAATTTTTTATTTCAATTTTTAGATCAACCAGTTAGCACATTAAGTGGTGGAGAAAAAAACCGCTTAGCACTAGCTAAACTTTTCACAAAAGAATACGAATGTTTAATCCTTGATGAGCCTACAAACGATCTTGATATTGCTACCATAAATATACTTGAAGATTATTTACTAAACTTTAGTGGTGCTGTTATAATAGTAAGTCATGATAGATATTTTGTAGATAAGTTGTCAACTAAGCTTTGGGTTTTTGAAGATGGCGTTATAAATCAAACTCATATGGCTTATAGTGAGTATTTAGAATATGAAGATGAGTTAAAAGAGATAGATGAAATTTCATCAAATTTACAAAACGAAGAGATAAAACAAAAGCAAAAATCAAACGCAATCAAGCTTAGCTATAAACAAAATAAAATTTTAGAAGAACATCCTGCTTTGATAGAAAATATAGAAAACAAGATAAAAGAGCTAAATCACGCACTATCTACACCTCAAATTTATCAAGAAATAGGGCTTGAAAAACTATATCATGAGCTTGAAGATTATAAAAAACAGCTTGAAAAACTAGAAAATGAGTATTTTGAAGTTTTAGAGTTTAAGGAAAGCTTATCTTGA
- a CDS encoding YaaA family protein translates to MIKILFSPSETKTTLSKQKFISKKSFIFEELFDKRKFVIDKYSEFINTASDEKLSKMFGLKKLDDINQLKNDIYKQGVIKAVLRYSGVAYDALRYKNLDKKCQKYIDENVFVFSNLFGFIKLGDEIPNYKIKQGEKIGDFRVEKFYNEEFSPSIDKFLENSEIIDLRASFYENFYTIKQPYVTFKFIKNGKVVSHFAKHYRGEVLRQIAIANLQNLNELGKINFQNLQLIDIKKIKHKEEYLFEIL, encoded by the coding sequence ATGATAAAAATTCTGTTTTCGCCAAGCGAAACCAAAACGACACTATCTAAACAAAAATTTATAAGCAAAAAGTCTTTTATATTTGAAGAACTTTTTGATAAGAGAAAATTTGTCATAGACAAATATAGCGAATTTATAAATACTGCTAGTGATGAAAAATTATCAAAAATGTTTGGTTTAAAAAAACTTGATGATATAAATCAGTTAAAAAATGACATCTATAAACAAGGCGTCATAAAAGCGGTTTTAAGATATAGTGGTGTTGCTTACGACGCATTAAGATACAAAAATTTAGATAAAAAATGCCAAAAATACATAGATGAAAATGTCTTTGTTTTTTCAAATTTGTTTGGATTTATAAAACTCGGAGATGAGATACCAAACTACAAAATAAAACAAGGCGAAAAGATAGGAGATTTTAGAGTTGAAAAATTTTACAACGAAGAATTTTCACCATCAATAGATAAATTTTTAGAAAATAGCGAAATAATAGACCTTAGAGCTAGTTTTTATGAAAATTTTTATACTATAAAACAACCTTATGTTACATTTAAATTTATAAAAAATGGCAAAGTTGTAAGCCATTTTGCAAAGCATTATAGGGGAGAAGTTCTAAGACAAATTGCTATAGCGAATTTACAAAATCTAAATGAGCTAGGTAAGATAAATTTCCAAAACTTACAACTAATAGATATCAAAAAAATTAAACATAAAGAAGAATATTTATTTGAAATTTTATAA
- a CDS encoding menaquinone biosynthesis decarboxylase, translated as MQDWIKKFKQTGLLKVIEDKVDIDREIAHISYLEVKKDDSKALLFTNPVDKNGTIFPPVLTNIFGSFEALELILGKNPEQIADEINNLLKIKKPKGFMEKIHFLSYLLSLKNVFTKRLKGEGECQKIKHLEDKVDLFSLPILKTWELDGGHFITMGQVYTKTLNGETQNLGMYRLQVYDKNRLGMHWQIHKDGANFYKEYKKAGVKMPVSVAIGGDPLYIWCGQAPLPKDIFELLLYGFIRKTPAELVKSLTNDIYIPHDVDYVIEGFIDTENFELEGPFGDHTGFYTPVEPFPVMEVKAITHKEDPIFHATVVGKPPLEDKYMGYATERIFLPLFKTTAPELIDYKMPENGVFHNLILAKMNCLYPAHAKQMMHTFWGVGQMSFVKHAIFVDEKAPKLENFVELAKYILNRISSKSLIFSEGVCDQLDHASPNSCFGGKLAIDATINLNPNSVNTLNDNELLALFAKEDENILNLKQYFTDTKNPICFINYNKVDIVKKSFEKLNKLKEYFKILIFFDENANIQNLYMSVWRVTNNIDALRDIFIDGEQICIDATSKSKMDNYERAWPKETNCSKDVIENLINKNIIEDDKELFYKFEIFG; from the coding sequence ATGCAAGATTGGATAAAAAAATTTAAACAAACCGGTCTTTTAAAAGTTATAGAAGATAAAGTTGACATAGATAGAGAAATAGCCCACATTAGTTACTTAGAAGTAAAAAAAGATGATTCAAAAGCACTTTTATTTACAAACCCTGTTGATAAAAATGGCACTATTTTTCCGCCCGTTCTTACAAATATATTTGGCAGTTTTGAAGCCTTAGAACTTATATTAGGAAAAAATCCTGAGCAAATAGCAGATGAAATAAACAATCTTTTGAAGATAAAAAAACCTAAAGGTTTTATGGAAAAAATTCATTTTTTGTCTTATCTTTTAAGCTTAAAAAATGTTTTTACAAAAAGATTAAAAGGAGAGGGTGAGTGTCAAAAGATAAAACACTTAGAAGACAAAGTAGATCTTTTTAGCCTTCCTATCCTTAAAACTTGGGAACTTGATGGCGGACATTTTATAACAATGGGTCAAGTTTATACAAAAACTCTAAATGGAGAAACTCAAAATTTAGGAATGTATCGTTTGCAAGTTTATGATAAAAATAGACTTGGAATGCATTGGCAAATTCATAAAGATGGTGCAAATTTTTATAAAGAATATAAAAAAGCCGGGGTTAAAATGCCAGTAAGTGTTGCAATAGGAGGCGATCCTTTGTATATTTGGTGCGGACAAGCTCCACTTCCAAAAGATATTTTTGAGCTTTTACTTTATGGTTTTATAAGAAAAACGCCTGCTGAATTAGTAAAAAGCTTAACAAATGATATTTATATTCCACATGATGTTGATTATGTTATAGAAGGATTTATAGATACTGAAAATTTTGAGCTAGAAGGTCCATTTGGTGATCACACTGGATTTTATACACCAGTTGAGCCATTTCCTGTTATGGAGGTTAAGGCTATAACTCATAAAGAAGATCCTATTTTTCACGCTACTGTTGTTGGCAAACCACCTTTGGAAGATAAATATATGGGTTATGCAACAGAAAGGATATTTTTACCACTTTTTAAAACTACTGCTCCAGAATTGATTGATTATAAAATGCCAGAAAATGGAGTTTTTCATAACTTAATACTTGCTAAAATGAACTGCTTGTATCCAGCCCATGCTAAACAGATGATGCATACATTTTGGGGTGTTGGGCAGATGAGTTTTGTAAAGCATGCGATTTTTGTAGATGAAAAAGCACCAAAGTTAGAAAATTTTGTAGAACTTGCTAAATATATTTTAAATCGCATTAGTTCAAAAAGTCTTATATTTAGCGAAGGAGTTTGTGATCAACTTGATCATGCTAGTCCAAATTCGTGTTTTGGTGGGAAATTAGCCATTGATGCAACCATAAATTTAAATCCAAACAGTGTAAATACTTTAAATGATAATGAACTTCTTGCTTTGTTTGCAAAAGAAGATGAAAATATTTTAAATTTAAAACAATATTTCACAGATACAAAAAATCCTATATGTTTTATAAATTATAACAAAGTTGATATAGTTAAAAAAAGCTTTGAAAAGCTAAATAAACTCAAAGAATATTTTAAAATTTTAATCTTTTTTGATGAAAATGCAAATATCCAAAATCTTTATATGAGTGTTTGGAGAGTTACAAATAATATAGACGCCCTAAGAGATATTTTTATAGATGGCGAGCAAATATGCATAGATGCAACTTCAAAATCAAAAATGGATAATTATGAGAGAGCTTGGCCAAAAGAGACTAATTGTTCTAAAGATGTTATAGAAAATTTAATAAATAAAAATATTATAGAAGATGATAAAGAATTGTTTTATAAATTTGAAATTTTTGGCTAA
- a CDS encoding carbon-nitrogen family hydrolase, with protein MKKLRICIIQTDIIMGKSDKNYHNIVNKMQHAIKDRPDVIVLPETLNLGFFPKENLYNLADKNGKKSKEIFGEFAKKYSVNIVAGSVVNLKNNKIYNTNYSFDRNGNVINEYDKIHLFTPSNEHNYFENGDKISYFYIDGVKCSCFICYDLRFPEIFRIAALNGVSIVFLPAQWPLSRKNHLQTLIKARAIENQIFMCSSSACGKLDKVILSGHSMLVNPLGDELMSFDEKENIQSYDINLDEILLVKEKMNILNDIKFKIYDKKLS; from the coding sequence TTGAAAAAATTACGAATTTGCATAATTCAAACTGATATAATTATGGGTAAAAGTGATAAAAATTATCATAACATAGTTAATAAAATGCAACACGCTATAAAAGATAGACCAGATGTCATAGTTTTGCCTGAAACGCTAAATTTAGGCTTTTTTCCAAAAGAAAATTTATATAATCTTGCCGATAAAAATGGCAAAAAATCAAAAGAAATTTTTGGAGAATTTGCTAAAAAATATAGTGTAAATATCGTAGCTGGGAGTGTTGTAAATTTAAAAAATAACAAAATTTATAATACAAATTATAGCTTTGATAGAAATGGAAATGTTATAAATGAGTATGACAAAATACACCTTTTTACTCCATCAAACGAGCATAATTACTTTGAGAATGGTGATAAAATAAGTTATTTTTATATAGATGGCGTTAAATGCAGTTGTTTTATATGCTATGATTTGAGATTTCCAGAGATATTTAGAATAGCTGCTTTAAATGGCGTTAGTATAGTTTTTTTGCCAGCCCAGTGGCCTCTTAGTAGGAAAAATCATTTGCAAACATTGATAAAAGCAAGAGCTATAGAAAATCAGATTTTTATGTGTTCTTCATCTGCTTGCGGAAAGTTGGATAAGGTAATTTTAAGCGGACACTCAATGCTTGTAAATCCGCTTGGCGATGAACTTATGAGTTTTGATGAAAAAGAAAATATACAAAGTTATGATATAAATTTAGATGAAATTTTATTAGTGAAAGAAAAAATGAATATATTAAATGATATTAAATTTAAAATCTATGATAAAAAATTATCATAG